A genomic region of Gammaproteobacteria bacterium contains the following coding sequences:
- a CDS encoding cytochrome c: MMKKHWLMLTGLGMGCIGMNAAPAAGDAAAGKLKAETCMGCHAVATYKNVYPTYNVPKLGGQHPEYIVSALKAYKSGDRAHQTMHANASNLSDQDMQDIAAFFAAQGGK, encoded by the coding sequence ATGATGAAAAAGCATTGGCTCATGCTGACAGGCTTGGGCATGGGTTGTATTGGCATGAACGCGGCGCCGGCCGCTGGTGACGCGGCGGCGGGCAAGCTTAAGGCCGAAACCTGCATGGGCTGTCATGCCGTGGCCACCTACAAGAACGTCTACCCCACCTACAACGTGCCCAAACTTGGGGGGCAGCACCCGGAATACATCGTTTCCGCGCTCAAGGCCTACAAGTCAGGGGACCGCGCCCACCAGACCATGCATGCCAACGCCTCCAATTTAAGCGATCAGGACATGCAGGATATCGCCGCTTTCTTCGCCGCGCAGGGCGGCAAGTAG
- a CDS encoding deoxyhypusine synthase family protein has product MKNTAAVAEFIRHHYRHFNAAALIDAANGYIDLLEDNGKMFMTLAGAMSTAELGLSLAEMIRQDKVHAITCTGANLEEDLFNLVAHDHYVRLPRYRDLTPEDEEKLLQRHLNRVTDTCIPEDEAIRRLEKAVLKEWTAADKKGGSYFPHEFLYRVIKSGALEKHYQIDPHDSWLVAACEADLPLFVPGWEDSTLGNIYASHCVSGTIKNVHTVRSGIEYMVSLARWYQATCREHPIGFFQIGGGIAGDFPICVVPMLEQDLQIRDIPRWSYFCQISDSTTSYGSYSGAVPNEKITWGKLSVKTPKYIIESDATIVAPLIFACVLSPPGRKI; this is encoded by the coding sequence ATGAAAAATACGGCAGCGGTCGCTGAATTCATCCGCCATCACTACCGTCATTTCAACGCCGCCGCCCTGATCGACGCCGCCAACGGCTACATCGACCTGCTTGAAGACAACGGCAAGATGTTCATGACCCTGGCCGGCGCCATGAGCACCGCTGAACTTGGCTTGTCGCTGGCGGAGATGATCCGGCAGGACAAAGTCCATGCCATAACCTGCACGGGCGCCAACCTTGAGGAGGACCTCTTCAACCTCGTGGCGCACGATCACTACGTCCGCCTCCCCCGATACCGCGATCTCACTCCCGAAGACGAGGAGAAGCTGCTGCAGCGCCATTTAAACCGGGTCACGGATACCTGCATCCCCGAGGATGAAGCCATCCGGCGCCTTGAAAAGGCCGTTTTAAAGGAGTGGACTGCCGCCGACAAAAAAGGCGGAAGTTACTTTCCCCACGAATTCCTGTACCGCGTCATCAAAAGCGGCGCATTGGAAAAGCATTATCAAATCGACCCCCACGACAGCTGGCTGGTGGCCGCCTGCGAGGCCGATCTGCCGCTATTCGTCCCTGGCTGGGAAGACTCCACGCTCGGCAACATCTACGCCAGCCACTGCGTCAGCGGCACCATCAAAAATGTTCACACGGTGCGGTCCGGCATCGAATACATGGTGTCGCTGGCACGGTGGTATCAGGCGACCTGTCGCGAGCATCCCATCGGCTTCTTCCAGATCGGCGGCGGCATCGCCGGCGACTTCCCGATTTGCGTAGTCCCGATGCTGGAGCAGGATTTGCAGATCCGGGACATCCCGCGCTGGAGCTACTTCTGCCAGATCAGCGACTCGACCACCAGTTACGGCTCCTATTCCGGCGCCGTGCCAAATGAGAAGATCACCTGGGGTAAATTGTCGGTGAAAACGCCCAAATACATCATCGAGTCGGACGCCACCATTGTGGCTCCGCTCATTTTTGCCTGCGTGCTGTCTCCCCCGGGCCGGAAGATTTAA
- the epmB gene encoding EF-P beta-lysylation protein EpmB, whose product MITQAAVSFQPPSQSAWQKALAEAISSPLELLQLLEIDPAVAGFRLSADIRFRQRVPRGFAARMRKGDPLDPLLLQVLPLAEEDAEIPGFLVDPVGDLKAETVPGMLHKYHGRALIVITGACAIHCRYCFRRHFPYGDSNPSADHWRRVLEYLRGDGSITEVILSGGDPLSLPDARLADLAQALAEIPHLKRLRVHTRLPVVLPERVVDSLLAWLVGTRLHPVMVIHANHANEIDDAVRAGLRLLRDARVPLLNQSVLLKNINDSVEALCDLNEALFEADVLPYYLHLLDPVQGSAHFNIDDAAAHRLLDAMRARLPGYLVPRLVREIAGLPYKLLFK is encoded by the coding sequence ATGATAACCCAAGCCGCCGTTTCGTTTCAGCCTCCATCTCAGTCCGCGTGGCAAAAAGCGCTTGCCGAAGCCATTTCCAGCCCCTTGGAGCTGCTGCAACTGCTGGAAATCGATCCCGCGGTCGCAGGGTTCAGATTGTCCGCGGATATCCGATTCAGACAACGCGTGCCGCGTGGTTTCGCCGCGCGCATGCGCAAAGGTGACCCGCTTGATCCCCTGCTGCTCCAGGTATTGCCCCTGGCCGAGGAGGATGCGGAAATTCCCGGATTCCTTGTCGATCCGGTGGGTGATCTCAAGGCCGAGACCGTGCCCGGGATGCTGCACAAATACCACGGCCGCGCGCTCATCGTCATCACCGGCGCCTGCGCCATCCATTGCCGCTATTGCTTCCGCAGACACTTTCCCTACGGGGACTCCAACCCTTCCGCTGATCACTGGCGGCGCGTACTGGAGTATCTGCGCGGCGATGGCTCCATTACCGAGGTGATTCTGAGCGGTGGTGACCCGTTGTCGCTGCCCGATGCCCGACTCGCGGACCTGGCGCAGGCACTGGCCGAGATTCCCCACCTGAAACGGCTGCGCGTGCACACCCGCCTGCCGGTGGTGCTGCCTGAACGTGTCGTCGATTCATTGCTGGCGTGGCTTGTCGGCACACGCTTGCACCCGGTCATGGTCATACATGCCAATCACGCCAATGAAATCGATGATGCCGTCCGTGCCGGACTGCGGCTGTTGCGTGACGCCAGAGTACCCCTTTTGAATCAGTCCGTGCTGCTCAAGAACATCAACGATAGCGTTGAGGCGTTGTGCGATTTGAACGAGGCGCTGTTTGAGGCTGATGTGCTGCCCTATTATCTGCATCTGCTCGATCCCGTACAGGGCTCCGCCCATTTCAATATCGACGATGCGGCTGCCCACAGGCTGCTCGATGCCATGCGCGCCCGGCTTCCCGGTTATCTCGTGCCGCGGCTGGTACGCGAAATTGCCGGTTTACCCTATAAACTTCTCTTCAAATAG
- the epmA gene encoding EF-P lysine aminoacylase EpmA, translating to MGPATPSDWRPGASLDVLKLRAGLLERVRAFFSDRQVMEVETPLLAAAGVTDPHLENLRAECVLPGQSTPTGLCLQTSPEYAMKRLLAAGAGPIYQITKAFRNGESGGLHNPEFTLLEWYRPGFDMHDLMGEIEDLLTWLLRTDYCDRTTYATAFKEHAGFDPLAVHDDELRRTVQRLGSGTAIVDEWGRDDCLDWVLSWVVGPKLGKDRPLFLCHFPASQAALARIIPDEDPPVAARFELFINGIEIASGFEELRDAGEQRRRFEDDNNARQARRLAVMPVDERLLAALEHGLPACSGVALGFDRLVMIAAHRHRLDEVMAFDTLRA from the coding sequence GTGGGCCCGGCAACCCCATCCGATTGGCGGCCCGGCGCGTCGCTGGACGTGCTCAAGTTGCGCGCTGGATTGTTGGAACGCGTCCGTGCCTTTTTCTCCGACCGGCAGGTGATGGAGGTGGAAACACCACTGCTTGCAGCGGCCGGAGTCACAGATCCGCATCTGGAAAACCTGCGCGCGGAATGCGTGCTGCCGGGGCAATCCACGCCCACGGGGCTTTGTCTGCAAACTTCACCGGAATATGCCATGAAGCGATTACTGGCGGCGGGCGCCGGCCCCATCTATCAAATTACGAAGGCCTTCCGCAACGGCGAATCGGGCGGATTGCACAATCCGGAATTTACGTTGCTTGAATGGTACCGGCCGGGCTTTGACATGCACGACCTTATGGGGGAAATCGAAGACCTGCTGACATGGTTGCTGCGAACGGACTACTGCGATCGCACGACCTACGCCACCGCCTTCAAGGAACATGCGGGATTCGACCCGCTGGCCGTTCATGACGACGAGTTGCGAAGGACAGTGCAGCGTTTGGGGTCAGGCACGGCAATCGTTGATGAGTGGGGACGCGATGATTGCCTGGACTGGGTATTGAGCTGGGTGGTTGGACCGAAATTGGGCAAGGACCGGCCGTTGTTTCTTTGCCACTTCCCCGCGAGCCAGGCGGCGCTCGCTCGCATCATTCCCGACGAAGACCCGCCCGTGGCGGCGCGGTTTGAACTCTTCATCAACGGTATCGAAATAGCCAGCGGCTTCGAAGAATTGCGCGATGCCGGAGAGCAGCGCCGACGTTTCGAAGACGATAACAACGCGCGCCAGGCACGGCGTCTTGCCGTGATGCCCGTTGATGAACGTCTGCTGGCGGCATTGGAACATGGATTACCTGCCTGTTCCGGTGTGGCCCTGGGTTTTGACAGACTGGTCATGATCGCCGCCCACCGCCATCGCCTGGACGAAGTCATGGCATTCGATACGCTACGTGCCTGA
- a CDS encoding agmatine deiminase family protein: MSATSNSTPARMGYRLPAEWEPHQAVWFSWPHNRESWPGKFETVEPVMTQAVAAIQQSETVRINVLDAAHEAHVRGVLAAHRVSTNNLLFHHFPTNDAWCRDHGAIFVVREQAGRRELAATHWDYNAWGDKYPPFDRDQEIPRRMAEALAVPRFEGGMVLEGGSIETNGAGTLLTTEQCLLNSNRNPGMSRAEIEQRLRDFLGVQTILWLGEGIVGDDTDGHIDDLTRFVAEDTVVTVVEDDPTDANYAVLQDNLRRLKTMRLPGGRSLNIINLPMPEPVIYDGQRLPASYANFYTGNTVVLTPVFNCAQDARALSILEQCFPGRRVVGIDCTDLVWGLGAFHCLTQQVPATGR; encoded by the coding sequence ATGAGCGCAACCTCTAATTCCACGCCGGCGCGAATGGGCTACCGCCTGCCGGCGGAATGGGAGCCGCATCAAGCAGTGTGGTTCTCCTGGCCGCACAATCGCGAGTCATGGCCCGGCAAGTTCGAGACCGTCGAGCCGGTGATGACTCAGGCGGTGGCGGCGATCCAGCAGAGCGAGACCGTGCGCATCAACGTGCTCGACGCCGCGCATGAAGCTCATGTGCGTGGTGTACTGGCAGCACATCGTGTCAGCACGAACAACCTCCTCTTCCACCACTTCCCCACCAATGACGCCTGGTGCCGGGATCATGGCGCAATTTTCGTCGTGCGCGAGCAGGCCGGACGCCGCGAACTGGCGGCAACGCACTGGGACTACAACGCCTGGGGAGATAAATATCCACCCTTCGATCGCGATCAGGAGATTCCACGACGTATGGCCGAGGCGCTGGCTGTGCCCCGGTTTGAGGGCGGCATGGTGCTGGAAGGCGGCTCCATCGAAACCAACGGCGCCGGTACCCTGCTGACGACCGAACAATGCCTGCTCAACTCCAACCGCAATCCGGGGATGAGCCGCGCGGAGATAGAGCAGCGGCTGCGCGATTTTCTGGGCGTGCAGACCATTCTCTGGCTGGGCGAAGGCATCGTCGGCGACGACACCGATGGCCATATCGACGATCTCACCCGCTTCGTGGCGGAAGATACTGTGGTCACGGTCGTCGAAGATGACCCGACGGACGCCAATTACGCCGTATTGCAGGACAATCTGCGGCGTCTAAAGACCATGCGACTGCCAGGTGGACGCTCGCTAAACATCATCAATCTCCCGATGCCGGAACCGGTGATTTACGACGGCCAGCGCCTGCCGGCGAGCTACGCCAATTTCTACACCGGCAACACCGTGGTGCTGACGCCGGTGTTCAACTGCGCGCAGGATGCGCGGGCGCTGTCTATACTTGAACAATGCTTCCCCGGGCGGCGCGTCGTGGGTATTGATTGCACCGATTTGGTGTGGGGGTTGGGGGCTTTCCATTGCCTGACCCAACAAGTCCCCGCCACAGGCCGCTGA
- the efp gene encoding elongation factor P yields the protein MTTYSTNEFKAGLKLMIDGDPYNVLENEYVKPGKGQAFNRVKLRNLKTGRMLERTFKSGDTCEGADVVDVELQYLYSDGEFWHFMNPQNFEQIAASRTAMTDAAQWLKGEETCIVTLWNGVPLTIQPPAFVNLKIVETDPGVRGDTVTGGSKPAKLETGAMVKVPLFINNNEIIRIDTRTGQYSSRVKE from the coding sequence ATGACCACCTACAGCACCAACGAATTCAAGGCCGGATTGAAGCTGATGATCGACGGCGATCCCTATAACGTCCTGGAAAACGAATACGTCAAACCCGGCAAGGGACAGGCGTTCAATCGCGTCAAACTGCGCAATCTCAAGACCGGCCGCATGCTGGAGCGCACCTTCAAATCAGGAGACACCTGCGAGGGCGCCGATGTCGTGGACGTGGAATTGCAGTATCTTTACAGTGACGGCGAATTCTGGCACTTCATGAACCCACAGAACTTCGAGCAGATTGCCGCCAGCCGCACGGCGATGACTGACGCGGCGCAGTGGTTGAAGGGCGAGGAGACTTGTATCGTCACGTTGTGGAACGGCGTACCGCTGACCATACAGCCGCCGGCGTTCGTGAACCTGAAGATCGTGGAAACGGATCCAGGCGTGCGTGGCGACACGGTGACCGGCGGTTCCAAGCCCGCCAAACTGGAGACCGGCGCCATGGTCAAGGTGCCGCTCTTCATCAATAACAACGAAATAATCCGTATTGATACCCGCACCGGTCAATATTCCTCACGCGTCAAGGAATAG
- a CDS encoding carbon-nitrogen hydrolase yields the protein MTASRSVRVGLVQMACDPDPAGNLDKALRLARQAATKGAQIVCLPEMYRSRYFCQIEDHAHFELAEPVPGPSSDAFGRLAAELDLAIIVPIFEKRAAGLYHNSALVIDGGRGEIGMYRKMHIPDDPRFYEKFYFTPGDLGFKKFPTRHADVGVLICWDQWYPEAARLTALQGAQILFYPTAIGWQPAEKAEYGRAQHDSWEVIQRAHAIANGCFVAAVNRIGFEPDPAHAGQGIEFWGQSFIAAPDGSILTRAPADKEAVIVQSLDLTRLDFSRTHWPFLRDRRIDAYGGLTRRFLD from the coding sequence ATGACCGCGTCGCGCAGCGTTCGCGTGGGTCTGGTGCAGATGGCCTGCGACCCCGACCCGGCAGGCAATCTGGACAAAGCGCTGCGCCTCGCCCGGCAGGCGGCGACAAAAGGCGCGCAGATTGTCTGCCTGCCGGAGATGTATCGCTCGCGCTACTTCTGCCAGATCGAAGACCACGCTCATTTTGAACTGGCCGAGCCCGTGCCCGGCCCTTCCAGCGATGCCTTCGGCAGGCTGGCGGCGGAGCTCGACCTCGCGATCATCGTGCCGATCTTCGAGAAGCGCGCGGCCGGTCTTTATCATAATTCCGCGCTGGTGATCGACGGCGGGCGCGGTGAGATCGGCATGTATCGCAAGATGCACATCCCCGACGATCCGCGCTTCTACGAGAAATTCTATTTCACGCCGGGTGATCTCGGCTTCAAAAAATTTCCCACCCGCCATGCCGATGTCGGCGTGCTGATCTGCTGGGATCAATGGTATCCGGAGGCGGCGCGGCTGACCGCGCTGCAGGGCGCGCAAATCCTGTTCTACCCGACCGCCATCGGCTGGCAGCCCGCGGAAAAGGCCGAGTACGGCCGGGCCCAGCATGACAGCTGGGAAGTCATCCAGCGCGCGCATGCCATTGCCAACGGTTGCTTTGTGGCAGCCGTCAACCGCATCGGCTTTGAACCCGATCCCGCGCACGCCGGCCAGGGCATCGAGTTTTGGGGCCAAAGTTTCATCGCGGCCCCGGACGGTTCGATATTGACGCGCGCGCCCGCCGACAAAGAAGCGGTCATCGTCCAGTCGCTGGATCTGACGCGGCTGGACTTCTCCCGCACGCACTGGCCGTTCCTGCGCGATCGCCGCATCGACGCCTATGGCGGTCTCACCCGGAGATTTTTGGATTAG
- the speA gene encoding biosynthetic arginine decarboxylase has product MSTPQPLPSPAAAESPGWTAQDAEDLYRMRQWGDGFFFVNERGHVAVHPLSDQELSIDIADVVQDLRNRKVKFPILLRFQDVLQARVVRLNTAFREAIEGAGYQNHYQGVYPIKVNQLHEVVEEVVEAGKPFKMGLECGSKAELIAALPHMMDDEALLICNGYKDAVMLRLILAAQQIGKNVIPVMEKYGEFEHLLRLARDLNVTPRFGVRVRLGTSGAGKWAESGGDQSKFGISIPELVNLVSHLKADGLNESLVLLHFHLGSQIADVQILKKAVKEIAQIYVQLLKRGMPLKYVDVGGGLGVNYEAGYGGEENSINYSLREYANAVVYSMKEVCDEEQSPHPILISESGRAITAHHSVLIVEALGAYRKDTVEDNFMPAPEHNIVVRQLFDTLARVRQLAANKRRKNPPLAELMENYHDAVEKRQEADTLFNLGYLPMEEKAVAERLYWTICRDIDRQVKKAPKPELVPVELRALDDHLVDQFLCDFSVFQSILDHWAIGQRFPILPIRGLDCRPTRRAVLVDLTCDSDGKVSHYVSSNTDKDFLELHDFKNDDPYDLGFFLMGAYQDIMGDAHNLFGRVSEAHIYADAAEPGGYYIEKIIPGTSVQEMLALVQYFPNDLQRRMNDLIKQKIDEGRIRPKAGVDLLDQYMQCFAQSTYYEPATRETPPNNGNSA; this is encoded by the coding sequence ATGAGCACGCCGCAACCCCTGCCCTCGCCAGCGGCTGCCGAATCGCCGGGCTGGACCGCCCAGGACGCGGAGGATTTGTACCGCATGCGCCAATGGGGCGACGGTTTCTTCTTCGTCAATGAGCGCGGGCACGTGGCCGTGCACCCGCTGAGCGATCAGGAGCTGAGCATAGACATCGCCGACGTGGTGCAGGACCTGCGCAACCGCAAGGTGAAGTTTCCAATCCTGCTGCGATTCCAGGACGTGCTGCAGGCGCGCGTCGTGCGTCTCAACACCGCCTTTCGCGAAGCCATCGAGGGGGCGGGCTACCAGAACCATTATCAAGGCGTCTATCCCATCAAGGTCAACCAGCTGCACGAAGTGGTCGAAGAAGTCGTGGAGGCCGGCAAGCCGTTCAAGATGGGTTTGGAATGCGGCTCCAAGGCGGAACTCATCGCTGCGCTGCCGCACATGATGGACGACGAGGCGCTGTTGATCTGCAACGGCTACAAGGACGCCGTCATGCTGCGTTTGATTCTGGCCGCACAGCAGATCGGCAAGAACGTCATTCCGGTCATGGAGAAATACGGCGAATTCGAGCACTTGCTGCGGCTGGCCCGCGATCTGAATGTCACGCCGCGTTTCGGCGTGCGCGTGCGCCTGGGCACCAGCGGCGCCGGCAAATGGGCGGAGTCCGGCGGGGATCAGTCCAAATTCGGCATCTCCATACCGGAGCTGGTCAATCTCGTCAGCCATCTCAAGGCGGATGGACTGAACGAGTCGCTGGTGCTGCTGCATTTCCACCTCGGCAGCCAGATCGCCGACGTGCAAATCCTGAAAAAGGCAGTCAAGGAAATCGCGCAAATATACGTGCAACTGCTGAAACGCGGCATGCCGCTGAAATACGTCGACGTCGGCGGCGGCCTGGGCGTCAACTACGAGGCGGGCTACGGCGGCGAGGAAAACAGCATCAATTACAGTCTGCGCGAATACGCCAACGCCGTGGTGTATTCGATGAAGGAGGTCTGCGACGAGGAGCAGAGCCCGCATCCGATCCTGATCTCGGAGAGCGGACGCGCCATCACCGCGCATCATTCCGTGTTGATCGTCGAGGCCCTGGGCGCCTACCGCAAGGACACGGTGGAGGACAACTTCATGCCGGCGCCGGAACACAACATCGTGGTCCGGCAATTGTTTGACACCCTCGCCCGCGTGCGCCAGCTCGCCGCCAACAAGCGCCGCAAGAATCCGCCGCTGGCCGAGTTGATGGAGAACTATCACGACGCCGTCGAGAAACGCCAGGAGGCCGACACTCTTTTCAACCTCGGCTATCTGCCCATGGAGGAGAAGGCGGTTGCCGAACGGCTGTACTGGACCATCTGCCGGGATATCGACAGGCAGGTCAAGAAGGCGCCCAAACCGGAATTGGTGCCGGTCGAGCTGCGCGCACTGGATGATCACTTGGTCGATCAATTTCTGTGCGATTTTTCCGTGTTCCAATCCATCCTTGACCACTGGGCCATCGGCCAGCGTTTTCCCATCCTTCCCATCCGTGGCCTCGACTGCCGCCCCACCCGTCGCGCCGTGCTGGTCGACCTGACCTGCGATTCGGACGGCAAGGTTTCACATTACGTCTCCTCGAATACGGACAAGGACTTTCTGGAACTGCACGACTTTAAAAATGACGACCCTTACGACCTGGGCTTCTTTTTGATGGGCGCCTACCAGGACATCATGGGTGACGCGCACAACCTGTTCGGCCGCGTCTCCGAGGCGCACATTTATGCCGATGCCGCCGAGCCGGGTGGCTATTACATCGAAAAGATCATCCCCGGCACCTCCGTGCAGGAAATGCTGGCGCTGGTGCAGTATTTCCCCAACGACCTGCAGCGGCGCATGAACGACCTTATCAAGCAAAAAATAGACGAGGGTCGCATCCGTCCCAAGGCCGGCGTGGATTTGCTGGATCAATACATGCAGTGTTTCGCGCAAAGCACCTACTACGAACCCGCCACCCGGGAAACCCCGCCGAACAACGGCAATTCCGCATGA
- a CDS encoding cytochrome c yields MKTLLMITSAMMLCLLSLTARAEGDYAAGQQKAKEICAACHNADGNSTNAMYPKLAGQWESYIVQALKEYKSGERKNPIMGPMAAPLTEQEVENAAVYFSQQKPAVFVLQR; encoded by the coding sequence ATGAAAACGTTGTTAATGATCACGAGCGCCATGATGCTGTGCCTGCTGTCATTGACTGCCCGGGCGGAGGGCGATTACGCGGCGGGGCAGCAGAAGGCCAAGGAAATCTGTGCCGCCTGCCACAACGCCGACGGCAACAGCACCAACGCGATGTATCCCAAGCTGGCCGGCCAGTGGGAAAGCTACATCGTTCAGGCCCTGAAGGAATACAAGTCGGGCGAGCGCAAAAATCCGATCATGGGCCCGATGGCCGCCCCGCTCACGGAACAGGAAGTCGAGAACGCCGCCGTGTATTTCTCGCAGCAAAAACCCGCGGTGTTCGTCCTCCAGCGTTGA
- a CDS encoding HlyD family efflux transporter periplasmic adaptor subunit yields MVRPFKFRLSQLPMLDAEIENLSQRRQALEAETQGKWLTELTDTETKLADLNQDLIKAQNRYTLQQLAAPVAGTVQQLALHTIGGVVTPAQELMRIVPEEDSIQIEAWVENKDIGFVHDGQNTEIKVETFPYTKYGTLTGRLIKVSTDAITEMKELQVDKDHRNEK; encoded by the coding sequence ATGGTACGTCCCTTTAAATTCCGGCTCTCTCAACTCCCCATGCTCGACGCCGAGATCGAAAACCTGAGCCAGCGCCGGCAGGCCCTGGAGGCAGAAACCCAAGGCAAGTGGCTCACCGAATTGACGGACACCGAGACCAAACTCGCGGACTTGAACCAGGACCTCATCAAGGCCCAGAACCGCTACACCTTGCAACAACTGGCCGCCCCCGTAGCCGGCACCGTCCAGCAACTGGCCCTCCACACGATCGGTGGCGTAGTCACCCCTGCCCAGGAACTCATGCGCATCGTTCCTGAAGAGGACAGTATCCAAATCGAGGCCTGGGTCGAGAACAAGGACATCGGCTTTGTCCATGACGGCCAGAACACTGAAATCAAGGTAGAGACCTTCCCGTATACCAAATATGGCACCCTCACCGGCCGGCTCATCAAAGTATCCACTGATGCCATCACCGAAATGAAGGAACTTCAGGTCGATAAGGATCACCGAAATGAAAAATAA
- a CDS encoding ATP-dependent DNA helicase, with translation MQDSPASLLGPQGPFARLLPGFHPRPVQQQLAEEVAAAIADAGTLVCEAGTGTGKTFAYLVPALLSGKRIIISTGTKNLQDQLFHRDLPVVREALCAPVQAALLKGRANYLCLHRLHQVIAAGVGTTGRQAELQTIQTWAGRTESGDIAELAEVPEDAAIWPLVTSTVENCLRQECPLYEDCHVVKARREAQAAEVVVVNHHLFLADLALREQGFGEVLPGAEAVIFDEAHQLPEIASQFFGTVFSSRQLSELGRDTLRSQIGEAADTPALRDIASHLERAVRDLRLAMDGRERGYWQEQTLKPAVTGALQQLQAALLGLVEGLARVAERGPSLANCHRRAGALREQLETYATQEAPGIIRWYETHRRGFVLYQTPLEVAELFNERMSRHRGARIYTSATLAVGEDFSYFTRQLGLAGAEERRFDSPFDYAHQGLIYLPSIEVDPRSANYTRAVVETAMPVLQASGGRAFLLFTSHRALNTASELLRGKDAGFSLWVQGQAPRAQLLEQFRHAERAVLLGTSSFWEGVDVRGDALSCVVIDKLPFAALDDPVMRARMRAMEERGGNPFVEYQIPEAVIALKQGVGRLIRDVRDWGVVVLCDPRLTEKSYGKKFMAALPPMPLTHELSDVQAFFANPKISG, from the coding sequence GTGCAAGACTCTCCCGCCAGCCTGCTGGGTCCACAAGGGCCGTTCGCACGTTTGTTGCCCGGATTCCACCCGCGTCCGGTGCAGCAGCAGTTGGCGGAGGAAGTGGCGGCGGCCATCGCCGATGCCGGTACGCTGGTCTGCGAGGCGGGTACGGGCACCGGCAAGACCTTCGCTTATCTCGTGCCCGCGCTTTTATCCGGCAAGCGGATCATCATTTCCACCGGCACGAAGAATCTTCAGGATCAGCTGTTCCATCGAGATCTGCCCGTGGTGAGAGAGGCGCTGTGCGCCCCAGTACAGGCGGCCCTGCTCAAGGGGCGCGCAAACTATCTCTGCCTGCACCGTCTGCACCAGGTAATCGCCGCCGGCGTGGGAACCACCGGGCGGCAGGCGGAATTGCAAACGATCCAGACATGGGCCGGGCGCACGGAGAGCGGTGACATTGCAGAATTGGCCGAGGTGCCGGAAGACGCGGCCATCTGGCCGCTGGTGACCTCCACTGTGGAGAATTGTCTGCGCCAGGAGTGTCCGCTCTATGAAGATTGCCACGTCGTCAAGGCGCGGCGCGAGGCGCAGGCGGCGGAAGTGGTGGTGGTCAACCACCACCTGTTTCTGGCCGATCTGGCATTGAGGGAACAAGGCTTTGGCGAGGTATTGCCAGGGGCCGAGGCGGTCATTTTCGATGAGGCGCATCAGCTCCCGGAAATTGCATCTCAATTTTTTGGCACCGTCTTCAGCAGCCGGCAATTGAGCGAACTGGGCAGGGATACGTTGCGGTCGCAGATCGGCGAAGCCGCGGATACCCCGGCGTTGCGCGATATCGCCTCTCATCTGGAGAGGGCGGTGCGCGATCTGCGGCTGGCAATGGATGGCAGGGAGCGCGGTTACTGGCAGGAGCAAACCCTCAAGCCGGCGGTGACAGGGGCCTTGCAGCAGTTGCAGGCGGCATTGCTCGGACTGGTCGAAGGGCTCGCCCGTGTCGCGGAGCGTGGTCCTTCGCTCGCCAATTGCCATCGCCGTGCGGGCGCGCTACGGGAGCAGCTCGAAACATACGCCACACAAGAGGCCCCCGGAATAATTCGCTGGTACGAGACACATCGGCGCGGCTTCGTGCTCTATCAGACGCCGCTGGAGGTGGCGGAATTATTCAACGAACGCATGAGCCGGCACCGTGGCGCGCGTATCTATACGTCGGCGACGCTGGCGGTCGGCGAGGATTTCAGCTATTTCACCCGTCAGTTGGGACTTGCAGGGGCCGAGGAGCGGCGTTTCGACAGCCCTTTCGATTACGCGCATCAGGGCCTGATCTATCTGCCTTCTATCGAGGTCGATCCCCGCAGCGCGAATTACACCCGGGCCGTCGTGGAGACGGCGATGCCGGTATTGCAGGCGAGCGGCGGACGGGCGTTTCTGCTGTTTACAAGTCATCGGGCGCTGAATACGGCCAGCGAATTATTAAGGGGGAAAGACGCGGGTTTTTCATTATGGGTGCAGGGGCAGGCGCCGCGCGCGCAATTGCTGGAGCAATTCCGCCACGCCGAACGCGCCGTGTTGCTGGGTACCAGCAGTTTCTGGGAGGGGGTCGATGTGCGCGGCGATGCGCTGTCCTGCGTGGTCATCGATAAATTGCCGTTCGCCGCACTGGACGATCCGGTCATGCGGGCGCGTATGCGCGCCATGGAAGAGCGCGGCGGCAACCCATTCGTGGAATATCAAATCCCGGAGGCGGTGATCGCGCTCAAACAGGGCGTCGGGCGTCTCATCCGCGACGTCAGGGATTGGGGCGTGGTGGTGCTGTGCGACCCCAGGCTTACGGAAAAATCCTACGGCAAAAAGTTCATGGCCGCCCTGCCGCCGATGCCGCTTACCCATGAATTGAGTGATGTGCAGGCGTTCTTCGCTAATCCAAAAATCTCCGGGTGA